In Papaver somniferum cultivar HN1 chromosome 1, ASM357369v1, whole genome shotgun sequence, a genomic segment contains:
- the LOC113282937 gene encoding uncharacterized protein LOC113282937, with translation MAANCCSSSSIPRICGTFHSQNSTNRTNISYPLTTISFSSSSFYGSSPSSNKIQLRTHAKFEKFQSEEGEETSQVSTAEEIQQDEEADIQEEDDSCLPSDLVGAVRQSSVAAAEFVSVGGARAIVELLIPQLEFLDEEGAQAELWELSRIFVDTLIEETGCQKVKAVYPDAGAAALLKYQWKDAAFGFASLSDRKPVDKDDEIVVMVVPDYQMLEYVEKIAANISDDPDVDEPRPLIMWNPRLYSADVGVGFNVRKLRRYFLSTFTTVYSMRPLPNGAVFRCYPESWKVFYDDKDRPNRYLLAKEQISRPDSEELEIIFGEVEEKSEKGPSLFGQAASIFSSMSRFMRVISK, from the exons ATGGCTGCTAATTGTTGCTCATCATCTTCAATTCCCAGAATCTGTGGCacttttcattcacaaaattctACAAACAGAACCAACATCTCTTATCCCTTGACAACAATTTCATTTTCAAGTAGTAGTTTTTATGGGTCCTCCCCCTCTTCTAACAAAATTCAACTAAGAACCCATGCTAAATTTGAGAAATTTCAAAGTGAAGAAGGTGAAGAAACTTCTCAAGTATCAACAGCTGAAGAAATCCAACAAGATGAAGAAGCTGATATTCAAGAGGAAGATGatag TTGCTTACCTTCTGACTTGGTGGGTGCGGTGCGGCAATCAAGTGTTGCAGCTGCGGAGTTTGTCTCTGTAGGAGGAGCAAGAGCTATA GTTGAGCTTTTAATTCCACAGTTGGAGTTTCTTGATGAGGAAGGGGCCCAAGCTGAGCTATGGGAATTGTCAAGGATTTTCGTGGATACGTTAATAGAAGAAACAGGGTGTCAG AAAGTAAAAGCAGTGTACCCTGATGCTGGAGCAGCTGCACTTCTGAAATATCAGTGGAAAGATGCAGCTTTTGGATTTGCTAG CTTAAGTGATAGAAAGCCTGTAGATAAAGACGATGAAATTGTGGTTATGGTGGTTCCTGATTATCAGATGTTGGAATACGTAGAGAAAATCGCAGCCAATATATCAGATGATCCTGACGTAGATGAA CCAAGGCCTCTCATCATGTGGAATCCACGTCTGTACAGCGCGGACGTAGGCGTCGGTTTCAATGTTAGGAAATTACGGCGATATTTCTTAAG CACTTTCACGACAGTGTACTCAATGAGACCACTGCCTAATGGAGCAGTGTTCAGATGCTATCCAGA GTCATGGAAGGTGTTCTATGATGACAAGGATAGACCGAACCGGTATCTTTTAGCAAAAGAGCAAATTAGCCGTCCAGATTCAGAGGAACTTGAG ATAATATTCGGCGAAGTGGAGGAAAAATCAGAAAAAGGTCCTTCACTTTTCGGTCAAGCAGCCAGTATATTTTCTTCAATGAGTAGGTTCATGAGAGTCATCTCAAAATGA